The sequence TCCGACCCACTGTGCCAGCAAAGCGAAGGGCAATGAGAGTCCCAGAGCTGTTTCTGTGCTCTGGCCAGTCGTGAATGCGATGACTGTTGTCATCATGCCTGCCATCAGAGGATCAGGCGGAACGGTACCGCCTACGGTCAGCAGTCCCAGATAAGAAAGCTCTGCAACGGCGCCCGCAGCCAGGCCTACCTGAACATCACCCAGGATTATTCCGGCGAAGAAGGCGACAACGATGGGACGGAACCAGAAAAAGGCTTCCCAGCAGGCGTCACAGGCACAAATAAAGGCCAGTAAAGCCAGCAAAATCCCTTGGATTAAAGTAATTTGCATAAAAAACCCTCCTTTTATTGAACCGCAGGTTTCTTCCTGCGGTTTTCATCATTATTGCTTATTCGGTTCCAGGCATAAATGTATGCCTGCAGGGTATTTCATCTCATTCTTCCTAAACTGTCTATATTTTTACTTCACCTCAAAATCATGCTTCTTATCTCCGGGAGCGATCTGGATATACACATCAATGCCTTTTCCCCGAATCATTCTCAAGTCTTCTAAATCCTGTTCATCCAGATATACATGAGGCTCATTGGATACTTTCTTTCCCGGAGCTACATGCATGTTGCCGATGCAGAGCTTATCAATGGGAACTCCTCCCTCAGCCAGGGCTCTTGCAGACTGCGGATTTCTTACTACTATAAATATCTTCTGGCTTGGCGCTGCTTTATGGATGACTTCAATTGTTTTTTGAAGTGTAAAGAATCGGATCCCCACGCCGGTGGAATCAGCAGTCATCTTCATCAGAGATTGTTGGACCGGATCACCAGCAGCCTCATCGTCTGCGACTACGATCAGATTACATCCAATGGCTCCCACCCAGGAGCATCCAACCTGACCATGTACCAGCCGGTTATCGATCCTTGTTAATAGAATGTTGGGCATATGTTTGTCACTCCTTTTGAAATTTTGTATCCCTCTGATATTTTGTACTATTTTTCATATTTTCACTCTTTTCTATTAAAAAAGTATAAATAATGTATAAATAAATAATAGTATCATGGGGAAAGTTTGTCAATATGTAATTACAATTATTTGTATGTTTTCGATACATTATTGACTATACTTAGGGATATGATATAATTATTGCACAAAATACTTTCTGACTCATTTTTACCAAAACGAAAAAAGGAGCGGTAACAAAATGAATGAAAAAATAAAAGAAACAATGATGACGTATGTGGAAGAGTCTCCTGAGGTAATGATTAATAATATTAAAAACCGGAAGGAGCTGACAGCTCCGCTGATCGCAGAATATGAAAAGGGAGATTACAAAACCGTCTGGATCGTGGCTTCCGGATCCTCCTATAACGGTTCGTACTGCGCCCGCCAGTTTATGAGGTATTATTTAAAGTCTGAAGTAAAGATCGTATCTCCCTTCACTTTTCTTAGCAGTGAACATGATTTTACGGACGGTGATTTTGTTTTTGTTGTTTCCCAGAGCGGTTACAGCACCAATTCCATTGATGCGCTGAAGATGATCCGTGAGCAAGGGCGCACCTCAATCGGAATTACAGGAAGTATCTCCAGTGATATGAAAGATTATGCGGATGTGCTGATCGATTATGGGGTTGGAGTGGAAACCGTAGGTTATGTGACAAAAGGTGTGACCTCGTTTGCCTTGTTTCTGATGCTGTTTACCCTTGAAGCTGCCGTAAGAAAAGGACTGATGACGGAGGAAGAGGCAGAATCGGTATGCCGGGATATGGAGAAGGCGGCCCGGATTCATGAAACAGTGCAAAAGGAAACCATGAAATTCTATGAAGATCATTATAAGGAATTTACCTCCATGGTAAATGCTTATGTGTGCGGATTAGGCGCTAATTACGGCACGGCACTGGAAGGTGCTTTAAAGTTGGGTGAGACGGTAAAGATCCCTTCTGTAGCTTATGAGTCTGAGGAATTCCTTCATGGACCCAATCTTCAGATGACTCCCGGCTATACGGTATTTCTCATTGATGGAGGAAATAGCAGCAGCCGGATCCAGACCATTTTTAAAGCCTGCAGGGAGGTAACTGACAGGGCGTTTTTAATAACCAATCAGCCTGGATACACCGGAGAAGGGATTTTAAATCTTCCGGTGGAGCTGCCGGAGCTTTTAACCCCCTTATGCTTCCTGCCGTTTTTCCAGATCCTTGCATATCAGGCAACGACAGCACTAAACCGCTGGAAGCAGCATCCTCTGTTAAAGAAGATGAAAGATACTGCTGCATGCAAGACGGAAAATTATGAGAATCAGGATGATGATGATTGATTCTTAAAGGAGACTATTTATGGGGAATATTAAGATCAGCCAGAAAGAACTGGCCGCTTATTTTGACCACACTCAATTAAGAGCCTGGGCATCCCATCAGGATTTTGTAATGCTTTGTAAGGAGAGCATGGAATATGGCTTTAAGATGGTAGCCATCAACCCTGCGCAGGTGGTCCGCTGCCGGAAGCTTTTGGAAGGCAGCCCTGTCCATGTGGGTGCTGCGGTGGGATTTCCGTTAGGGCAGACAACCATAGAAGATAAGCTGAATGAAACAAAGACCGCCATTTTAAACGGATCTGATGAGATCGATTACGTGATTAATATTACTGAGCTAAAAGAGAAAAATTATAGTTTCATAGAAAAGGAAATGGCAGAGATAACGGAAATCTGCAGAAATAATAAGGTGATTTCAAAGGTGATTTTTGAAAACTGCTATCTTACAGACCAGGAGAAAGAGGAATTGTGCCGGATCGCACTGAACGTTCATCCGGATTATATTAAGACCTCCACCGGTTTTGGAACCGGAGGGGCGACCTTTGAAGATGTGGCACTGATGAAGCGCATGGTAGGAGATGAAATTAAGATCAAGGCGGCAGGAGGTGTAAGGAACCTGGATACTGCCCTTCAGATGATAGAGCTTGGAGTCAGCAGAATCGGTTCTACGGCAAGTGTTTTTATCGTGGAAGAGCTTAAGAAACGAATGCAGGCTGGAATGTCCCTTTAGAAGTATTTTGTATTACCTGAAGTGAAAAGCTGTTAAATGACCGATTGTGTTCTGCTCATTCGGTCATTTAGCAGCTTTTTAACACCTTTCTTAACACCTTTTAATAAGATAATGGGAAACAGGCATTGCTTTTGTTGCAGGAAAATATTATAATACGGAAATGCTAAATTTCTTAACTGATATACCAAGGAGGCACACATGGTTCATGTTAAAAACATATTTAAAATTTTTGCCGGTGATGTAAAACGCATTGCACTTAATCCGGTAGCAGTCATTATTGCGCTGGGACTTACACTGATTCCAGCCTTATACGCATGGTTTAACATCGCTGCAAGCTGGGACCCTTATGCGAATACAAAGGGACTTAAGGTTGCGGTTGTCAACCTGGATAAGGGGGCTTCTATTGACGATATATTTGACACGGATATTGATGATTCTTCCATTAATATTGGTGAAATGATTCTTGATGAACTTAGAAAGAATGAACAGATAGGATGGCAGTTCGTCAATAAGGAAGAAGCAATCGATGGAGTGGAATCCGGGAAATATTATGCGGCAGTTATCGTCCCCGAGGATTTCAGCCAGAAAATATCAAGCGTCCTTACCTCTAACATTGAGCGCCCGGTGCTTGAATACTATGTAAATGAGAAGAAAAACGCCATTGCCACAAAGATCACCGGCAAAGGGGTGGAGAGCGTACAGCAGCAAATTAATGAAACCTTTATTAATTCTACCTCAAAGGTGGCTGGGAAGGCCTTAAACAAATATTCGACAGACTGGAACACTGACAAGGAAACGGACAGAGACGATGCCGTCAGCACACTTACGGATGTAAAAACAGATTTGAGTCAGCTGGTGGATACCATTACCATGCTTCAGTCCACGCTCCGCTCCGTCAACAGCTTAAATGGCGGTATGAAGGGAACTCTCCCGGATGTGAGCAAAATGATCGATTCCGGCGGACAAACGGCTGAAAGCGCAAAAACCCTGATCGATTCCTCCAGAGGATTCTCTGACACAATGACAGAAGGTATTAGAGATACCCTGGATAATATCAGCAAGGTAGAGGAATCCGTGTATGAATCCTTTCAGGTAATCGGCAAGCTGACGGACACATCCGCTGACGGAGCTATTGATGCATTAAAAGCCACGGAAAATCTGGTCACAGGAAGCATCAACCAGTGCAATAGCGTAAACAAGGTTTTAGGGACAATTAACCAGAAGCTGCCCATTCCCTTAAAAGATATAACAACTCTTCAGCAAAAGCTTACAGATACCGTTAAGCAGCAGCAGGAACTGGTCAGGAAGCTGCAGGCTGCACAGCAGACCGTAAAACAGACAAAACGGCTGCCGGATACCATGGAGAAGGATATCGGAGACTCTCTTGACGGGGTCACCAACTCCATATCAGACGTTCTGAATTTTTATACCGGCAAGGTGGAGATTCCTTTAAAAGACAGCCTTGATAAGACCTATGATGCCCTGGGCACTACTGCGGGAGCTTTAGACAGCATTGGAAACATGATAGGGCAGATCGATACCACCCTTGATAGTGTAACAGACTCATCCCAGAGCCTGATCGAAGCGTTAGACAGCGCCGTCGGCCTGATGAACAGGAGCCAGGAGCGTGTGGATGATATGATCGACAGCGTGAACAAGCTGGCGGATAATGAGAAGTTAAATAAGATCATGGACATCATGAAGAACGACCCGGATCAGCTCAGTGATTTTATGAAAATGCCTACGGATATGGTTACCAACAAAATCTACCCGGTAGAAACTTATGGTTCCGCCATGGCTCCGTTTTATACCATTCTGGCCATCTGGGTGGGAGGACTCATTTTGGCGGCTTTGGTAAAGACTAAGGTGGAAGAGAACAGATCGGAAGGGCTTAAGCTGTATGAAACCTATTTTGGAAGGTATCTCACCTTCATGCTGTTTGGAATCGCCCAGGCACTTGTGGTGGCTTTGGGAGATTTGTATATGTTAAAGAT is a genomic window of Lacrimispora sphenoides containing:
- the agaB gene encoding PTS galactosamine transporter subunit IIB; its protein translation is MPNILLTRIDNRLVHGQVGCSWVGAIGCNLIVVADDEAAGDPVQQSLMKMTADSTGVGIRFFTLQKTIEVIHKAAPSQKIFIVVRNPQSARALAEGGVPIDKLCIGNMHVAPGKKVSNEPHVYLDEQDLEDLRMIRGKGIDVYIQIAPGDKKHDFEVK
- a CDS encoding SIS domain-containing protein — protein: MNEKIKETMMTYVEESPEVMINNIKNRKELTAPLIAEYEKGDYKTVWIVASGSSYNGSYCARQFMRYYLKSEVKIVSPFTFLSSEHDFTDGDFVFVVSQSGYSTNSIDALKMIREQGRTSIGITGSISSDMKDYADVLIDYGVGVETVGYVTKGVTSFALFLMLFTLEAAVRKGLMTEEEAESVCRDMEKAARIHETVQKETMKFYEDHYKEFTSMVNAYVCGLGANYGTALEGALKLGETVKIPSVAYESEEFLHGPNLQMTPGYTVFLIDGGNSSSRIQTIFKACREVTDRAFLITNQPGYTGEGILNLPVELPELLTPLCFLPFFQILAYQATTALNRWKQHPLLKKMKDTAACKTENYENQDDDD
- the deoC gene encoding deoxyribose-phosphate aldolase, which codes for MGNIKISQKELAAYFDHTQLRAWASHQDFVMLCKESMEYGFKMVAINPAQVVRCRKLLEGSPVHVGAAVGFPLGQTTIEDKLNETKTAILNGSDEIDYVINITELKEKNYSFIEKEMAEITEICRNNKVISKVIFENCYLTDQEKEELCRIALNVHPDYIKTSTGFGTGGATFEDVALMKRMVGDEIKIKAAGGVRNLDTALQMIELGVSRIGSTASVFIVEELKKRMQAGMSL
- a CDS encoding YhgE/Pip domain-containing protein yields the protein MVHVKNIFKIFAGDVKRIALNPVAVIIALGLTLIPALYAWFNIAASWDPYANTKGLKVAVVNLDKGASIDDIFDTDIDDSSINIGEMILDELRKNEQIGWQFVNKEEAIDGVESGKYYAAVIVPEDFSQKISSVLTSNIERPVLEYYVNEKKNAIATKITGKGVESVQQQINETFINSTSKVAGKALNKYSTDWNTDKETDRDDAVSTLTDVKTDLSQLVDTITMLQSTLRSVNSLNGGMKGTLPDVSKMIDSGGQTAESAKTLIDSSRGFSDTMTEGIRDTLDNISKVEESVYESFQVIGKLTDTSADGAIDALKATENLVTGSINQCNSVNKVLGTINQKLPIPLKDITTLQQKLTDTVKQQQELVRKLQAAQQTVKQTKRLPDTMEKDIGDSLDGVTNSISDVLNFYTGKVEIPLKDSLDKTYDALGTTAGALDSIGNMIGQIDTTLDSVTDSSQSLIEALDSAVGLMNRSQERVDDMIDSVNKLADNEKLNKIMDIMKNDPDQLSDFMKMPTDMVTNKIYPVETYGSAMAPFYTILAIWVGGLILAALVKTKVEENRSEGLKLYETYFGRYLTFMLFGIAQALVVALGDLYMLKIQCLYPGKFVLAAVAASIIFTNIIYSMTVSFGDVGKAIVVVFMVIQVAGSGGTFPIQVTPRFFQMVNPLLPFTHLINAMRECVGGTYGNDYWKDIRNVLVYIPISLLVGIVLRKKVLKLNEFFEEKLSQTGIM